The Candidatus Margulisiibacteriota bacterium DNA segment AAAAGAAAAAACAGCGCGATCTGGAGCGTGAACTGCGGCGGGATTTTAAAGTTTAAAAAGCCAATTAAAACCCGAAACACCCAGCGTCAGAATGAGTGTCATCGCCAGACCGGCCAACGTTGTACCCAGCAAAGCAGCCAGAATAATTTTGCGGCGTCCCAGCCCCAGCAAATAACCGGCCAGCGCGCCTGTCCACACACCGGTGCCTGGCAGCGGCACGCCGATAAACAAGACCAGACCCCAAAATTCCCATTTTTGGATCTGCGCGCTTTTGGCGCGGGTTTTGGCGTAAATCCTGTCCAGCAGAGCGTCTAAAAATTTTATTTTGCGCAGAAATGGTTCGATATGCTCCAGCGCGAAGACAATAAAAAAAGCTGGCAGCCAGGAACCGACAATGCTCAAAAACAGCACGGTCAGCGGCGACAGTCCGACCAGAAACCCATAAGGTATCGAGGCGCGCAGTTCCAGCAGCGGCGCCGCAGAGAGAGCAAAAACGATCAGCCAATTCAGCATGGCGAATTAAAGCGCATCAAAGGGAATAAAACAATCTCCGCGGCGCGGTGTTAGTAGTCGTTTAGGGCAAAAAGGGTGGCGGTTTATTTTGACACTGAAGCTGGCTCTAGCACAGTAGTGCCTAGACCGTCCGCGCTGTCATCAACATAATTCACAGGGGGTTCCGCAGCATCAAAGTCTTCCGAACCAGCAAGGACTTGTACGGAAGTCAGGCTGCCGTTCGCAAAGACCAGTCTGGCTTTGAGGCCGGTAGTTCCGACATCCCTGTCGATATACGGTTTATCCGGCGTCAACTCCGCTATTTGCTCTGCCGTTATGGTGATATTGTCCTGAGCAGCGATCAGAAAAGTATAGCAGTCCTGGCCTGCTTCATCTTTGTGTTTTAAGACAATGCCGGAGCTGTCAGCGACAGTTATTGTCTGAACTTCGCTGATAGTGTCCAGCGGAACATCCGTCAAGGATCTCATAAGCTCGCCAGTCGGGCGGCCGCCGATCTCGGCAGGCAACATGACCTGCCTGTCACCAACCGCGCACGATATATACTGCGCCCCGCTCGTGTCGCCCTTAATGGCATAAAGCGGTTCAC contains these protein-coding regions:
- a CDS encoding small multi-drug export protein; translated protein: MLNWLIVFALSAAPLLELRASIPYGFLVGLSPLTVLFLSIVGSWLPAFFIVFALEHIEPFLRKIKFLDALLDRIYAKTRAKSAQIQKWEFWGLVLFIGVPLPGTGVWTGALAGYLLGLGRRKIILAALLGTTLAGLAMTLILTLGVSGFNWLFKL